The following are from one region of the Amedibacterium intestinale genome:
- a CDS encoding ATP-dependent helicase, whose protein sequence is MDVDAKTTLIVGRNNTAKTSCNSCINTVLEGKAFSYNDYPLPKRENLHNLFLQFMEKKLSYEDLYKDVETISIEFVVDYSLDAKFRRVFSDSFPLILIDEYQDSYKPIVDRFINFFIAKGVGPQFGFFGDAWQTIYQTNNACGAIEHSNLEKIKKGSNFRSAPRIVKLLNDIRPDLPQQSAIDNFEGEVVVVTCDDYPGVRRSDRTFKDDLPPEELKSRLYQLSECIKKNVPKEENIKILMITHKVLATQQGYERLLAIIDDGLRDKQDPFLLFFMNTVEPIYEALSTLNMQLLFDTLGIRRYPITKKSEKTKWKEFELQLKKARDGKAIDVINTIVESKLVPIPSLVDGYYHLYFDAPDTIYGLNATIREVLDLDYSQFRAAIEFLYPEAEFSTEHGVKGEEYDNVVFVISKGWNQYQFETYAPMITGKVPIPVGKEASYERNRNLFYVCCSRPKKRLFLFVSIPLNSAFRNFLTDIVGAENIYTFNEYMDNKSVLYNVGLNVGI, encoded by the coding sequence TTGGATGTTGATGCAAAAACAACTCTAATCGTTGGTCGTAATAATACCGCAAAGACTTCTTGTAATAGTTGCATCAATACTGTGTTAGAAGGAAAAGCCTTTTCCTATAATGATTATCCTTTGCCAAAACGAGAGAATCTCCATAACCTGTTTTTGCAGTTTATGGAGAAAAAATTGAGCTATGAGGATCTTTATAAAGATGTTGAAACGATTTCGATAGAATTCGTAGTTGATTATTCATTGGATGCTAAATTTCGACGTGTCTTTTCTGATAGCTTTCCACTAATCTTGATTGATGAATATCAAGACTCGTATAAACCAATTGTCGACCGATTTATAAATTTCTTCATCGCTAAAGGAGTGGGACCACAATTTGGCTTTTTTGGAGATGCGTGGCAAACTATTTATCAAACTAATAATGCTTGTGGCGCGATTGAACACAGCAATCTTGAGAAAATCAAAAAAGGTTCAAACTTTAGATCTGCTCCCAGAATTGTGAAACTTTTAAATGACATCCGTCCAGATTTGCCGCAACAGTCTGCAATAGATAATTTTGAGGGTGAAGTTGTTGTTGTTACTTGTGATGATTATCCTGGGGTTCGTAGGTCGGATCGTACATTCAAAGATGATCTTCCGCCAGAAGAACTAAAATCCAGACTGTATCAATTGTCAGAGTGTATCAAGAAAAATGTGCCGAAAGAGGAAAATATCAAGATTTTGATGATAACACATAAAGTTCTTGCTACCCAGCAAGGATATGAGCGCCTATTAGCTATTATTGATGATGGACTTCGAGATAAACAAGACCCATTTTTACTATTCTTCATGAATACCGTTGAACCGATATATGAAGCGTTAAGTACATTGAATATGCAGCTTCTGTTTGATACACTAGGAATTAGACGCTATCCTATCACAAAAAAATCTGAGAAAACAAAATGGAAAGAGTTTGAATTACAGCTCAAGAAAGCTCGTGATGGGAAAGCTATTGATGTTATCAATACTATTGTAGAGTCAAAGTTAGTTCCTATTCCGTCATTGGTTGATGGATACTACCATCTATATTTCGATGCCCCTGACACTATCTACGGATTGAATGCAACAATCCGTGAAGTTTTAGATTTGGATTACAGTCAATTTAGGGCTGCAATTGAATTTTTATACCCTGAAGCAGAGTTTTCGACAGAACATGGTGTTAAAGGCGAAGAATACGATAATGTTGTCTTTGTTATTAGTAAAGGATGGAACCAATACCAATTTGAGACTTATGCACCTATGATAACGGGGAAAGTTCCAATACCAGTAGGTAAAGAGGCGTCATATGAACGAAATAGAAATTTGTTTTACGTATGTTGTTCGAGACCGAAGAAAAGACTTTTTTTATTTGTTTCAATACCGCTTAATTCTGCTTTTAGAAACTTTCTTACCGATATTGTAGGAGCAGAAAATATTTATACATTTAATGAATATATGGATAATAAATCCGTTTTATACAATGTCGGTTTGAATGTCGGTATATAA
- a CDS encoding RNA-binding domain-containing protein, with product MPKYIESETLELKEKYTDIICKEIVSFLNASGGTIVIGVKDDGTIVGVDKIDETFKKISDIITTQIEPNPQDEVSSELRFEDGKTLIVVNVSKGIKHIYCQKKYGFSSVGCTIRVGTTCREMTLEQIRIRYENKFVDSEYMLKKRATMSDLSFKELKIYYSEKGYHLDDSNFEANLNLKNQNGEYNLLAELLADKNNIPLIFVKFKGNDKAAISERSDYGYRCIITSYEKIKNRLQAENICVSDTTVRPRQDTYLFDYDCVNEAILNALVHNDWTITEPQISMFDNRLEILSHGGLPSGMTKKQFFDGISKPRNATLMRIFLNMGLTEHTGHGIPTIVKKYGEEVFEIENNYIRCTIPFDDVVLDKIKSENVGNNVGNNVGNISLNKTEKKVISLLIEDSEYTADELASKIGVTKRTIERAFISLQKKKVIERIGSNRKGNWIVIK from the coding sequence ATGCCAAAATATATTGAATCAGAAACTTTAGAACTAAAAGAAAAATATACTGATATCATCTGCAAGGAAATAGTTTCATTCTTAAATGCTTCCGGTGGAACAATTGTCATCGGTGTTAAAGATGATGGAACTATAGTTGGTGTTGATAAGATTGATGAAACTTTCAAGAAAATATCCGATATCATCACAACACAAATTGAACCAAATCCACAAGACGAAGTAAGTTCGGAACTTCGTTTTGAAGATGGAAAGACATTGATCGTTGTTAATGTTTCAAAAGGAATTAAGCACATCTATTGTCAAAAGAAATATGGCTTTTCTTCTGTTGGTTGTACAATCAGAGTCGGAACAACTTGTCGAGAAATGACACTGGAACAAATTCGCATTCGATATGAAAATAAATTTGTCGATTCAGAGTATATGCTTAAGAAACGAGCAACTATGTCCGACTTGTCATTTAAAGAATTGAAAATTTATTACAGCGAAAAAGGTTATCATTTAGATGACAGTAACTTTGAAGCTAACTTGAATTTAAAAAATCAAAATGGTGAATATAATCTTTTGGCGGAATTATTGGCAGATAAAAACAACATTCCTTTGATATTTGTGAAGTTTAAAGGAAATGATAAGGCTGCAATTTCTGAAAGAAGCGATTATGGATATAGATGTATTATCACTTCTTATGAAAAGATAAAGAACAGACTTCAAGCAGAAAACATTTGTGTCTCTGATACAACGGTGAGACCAAGACAAGATACCTATTTATTTGATTATGACTGTGTGAATGAAGCAATTTTGAACGCATTAGTTCATAATGATTGGACAATTACAGAGCCACAAATTTCTATGTTTGACAATCGCTTAGAAATTTTATCTCATGGTGGTTTACCAAGCGGAATGACAAAGAAGCAATTCTTTGATGGAATCAGTAAACCAAGGAATGCTACACTCATGCGAATTTTCTTAAATATGGGTCTTACAGAACACACTGGGCATGGAATTCCAACCATCGTGAAAAAATATGGAGAAGAAGTTTTTGAGATTGAAAACAACTACATTCGTTGTACAATTCCGTTTGATGATGTCGTTTTGGACAAAATCAAAAGTGAAAATGTCGGTAATAATGTCGGCAATAATGTCGGCAATATTTCGTTGAACAAAACGGAGAAGAAGGTCATTTCTTTATTGATTGAAGATTCAGAGTATACGGCAGATGAATTAGCTTCAAAGATTGGTGTAACAAAAAGAACGATAGAACGAGCATTTATATCATTGCAAAAGAAAAAAGTCATTGAAAGAATTGGCTCAAACCGAAAAGGAAATTGGATTGTAATAAAATAA